Proteins from a genomic interval of Phalacrocorax aristotelis chromosome 3, bGulAri2.1, whole genome shotgun sequence:
- the POMC gene encoding pro-opiomelanocortin, translating to MPSVLWSSLPVVLGLLLWHPAGASGPCWESSKCQDLTSEAGILACAAACRADLSAEAPVYPGNGHLQPLSESIRKYVMSHFRWNKFGRRNSSSGGGGGHKREEAAGGNPPPASLPAIPPSHREEEQGTGLEREEGKRSYSMEHFRWGKPVGRKRRPIKVYPNGVEEESAESYPLEFRRELVLGSTEAPPEEEEEEEEGQEEEKKAGSSYRMRHFRWHAPLKDKRYGGFMTSEHSQTPLVTLFKNAIIKSAYKKGQ from the exons ATGCCGAGCGTGCTGTGGAGCAGCCTGCCCGTGGTGCTGGGGCTACTGCTCTGGCACCCCGCCGGCGCCAGCGGGCcgtgctgggagagcagcaaaTGCCAGGACCTCACCAGCGAGGCCGGCATTTTG GCGTGCGCCGCGGCGTGCAGGGCTGATCTGTCGGCCGAGGCGCCCGTCTACCCGGGGAACGGGCACCTCCAGCCCCTCTCCGAGAGCATCCGCAAGTACGTCATGAGCCACTTTCGCTGGAACAAGTTCGGCCGGAGGaacagcagcagcggcggcggcggggggcacAAACGGGAGGAGGCAGCGGGGGGCAACCCGCCACCGGCATCGCTGCCCGCCATCCCGCCGTCCCACCGTGAGGAAGAGCAGGGAACCGGGCTGGAGCGGGAGGAAGGCAAACGCTCCTACTCCATGGAGCACTTTCGCTGGGGAAAGCCAGTGGGACGCAAGAGGAGACCCATCAAGGTCTACCCCAACGGGGTGGAGGAGGAGTCGGCCGAGAGCTACCCGCTGGAGTTCAGGCGGGAGCTGGTGCTCGGCAGCACCGAGGCACCGCccgaggaggaagaggaggaggaggaaggccaggaggaggagaagaaggcCGGCAGCTCCTACCGCATGCGCCATTTCCGCTGGCACGCGCCCTTGAAGGACAAGCGCTACGGGGGCTTCATGACCTCGGAGCACAGCCAGACCCCTCTAGTGACTCTCTTCAAAAACGCCATCATTAAAAGCGCCTACAAGAAGGGGCAGTGA